In one window of Lewinella sp. 4G2 DNA:
- a CDS encoding CHAT domain-containing protein: MFYWKTAAAVVALFVCLPLHGQQQIAEPRQAVLEMAEAGIPDTSAYLKAAENLAYAAIEAGNLSIARNAAMILSDMVERYEGATLREVGSGRLTNARVTYQISRRNPDGVGIAQSVVDVAQEAEDVDLELDGLYEMARFQRGTRRYDDRTATLQRMNQLASDSKEDYYLALTYLEQGRDLIERGDAKLGLDLLNEAQRTFDQAGEADELHQVYDLRAKAWMKLNDYDRALENANLAIASLSEMLDESSPRDEHGHNQFNLEGLETFFDPTTLLSHRARLFRAMDRPDLALKDYESLITLRGRQRDDNVVASSQTRQSRIIMEFMSEAIEAHYELLDDDPEHAWEALALSEQMKAYGLLASLTLRDRRGKQEETAALERQIASLQRAQPPGIPVSPELALLELKLSERLEAEGTLPQGHWRFTADDAKALVADLPGGMLQYATGYDESHLFYVDGNGQLSMYRIEEGIRTHLAIIDWRKTIEESSYVTKSIRPASVQDSLDGAFLAQGLDLVRRVFPGVSIDSLPRELLIVPDQMINFLPFAALPMDSLATPFGYGDLRFFVDEHDVSYGYSLRHQAALKANGSNKRTSNLLAYAPTFTGAASASDVLAARRSLPMVKSDTASLPGLTPLAFNGPEAEMTTEVLEMGEAITGPAANRESFLKRLGDASILHLSSHGVMSARHPKYSFVAFSQSTPDLLEEELIYYNDLPSYGVDADLVVLSACETGMGMVAPGESALTMASAFINAGARSVVSNLWSVDDAATRELMEYFYRELASGESRLIATNNAQRSLKSQAAYGHPFYWGALTLYGDEGKLELSKRTEYWKFGIGGLLGLLAVGGVLYFRR, encoded by the coding sequence ATGTTCTATTGGAAAACCGCTGCCGCCGTGGTAGCTCTCTTCGTTTGCTTACCCCTGCATGGCCAACAGCAGATTGCTGAACCCCGCCAAGCAGTGCTTGAAATGGCGGAAGCCGGTATTCCCGACACCTCCGCTTACCTGAAGGCGGCAGAAAACCTGGCCTACGCCGCCATCGAAGCGGGCAACCTTTCCATCGCAAGGAATGCGGCCATGATCCTTAGCGATATGGTGGAGCGCTATGAAGGGGCAACGTTACGGGAAGTCGGCTCCGGTAGGCTAACCAACGCCCGGGTTACCTACCAAATCAGCCGCCGCAACCCGGATGGTGTCGGTATCGCTCAGTCAGTTGTTGACGTAGCTCAAGAGGCAGAAGACGTCGATTTGGAGCTTGATGGCTTGTACGAAATGGCCCGTTTCCAACGGGGAACCCGCCGGTACGACGACCGGACTGCGACGTTGCAAAGGATGAATCAATTGGCATCAGATAGCAAAGAGGATTACTACCTCGCGCTCACCTACCTGGAGCAGGGGCGTGACTTAATTGAGAGAGGAGACGCTAAGCTTGGATTGGATTTACTTAATGAAGCTCAACGGACGTTTGACCAGGCAGGGGAAGCAGATGAGCTCCACCAAGTATATGATCTACGGGCGAAGGCGTGGATGAAGCTAAATGACTATGACCGTGCTTTAGAAAATGCCAACCTCGCCATCGCTTCCCTCTCCGAAATGCTTGATGAATCTTCGCCACGGGATGAACACGGGCACAACCAGTTCAATCTGGAGGGACTGGAAACCTTCTTTGACCCGACGACCTTGCTGAGCCACCGGGCCCGTCTATTCCGGGCAATGGACCGGCCCGACCTGGCGCTCAAGGATTACGAATCCCTGATCACCCTCCGCGGGCGGCAACGGGATGATAACGTGGTCGCCTCAAGCCAGACGCGTCAGAGCCGGATCATCATGGAATTTATGAGTGAGGCCATTGAGGCTCATTACGAACTGCTCGACGATGACCCCGAACACGCCTGGGAAGCACTCGCCCTTAGTGAGCAAATGAAGGCTTACGGGTTACTAGCCAGCCTTACCCTCCGCGACCGGCGTGGAAAGCAGGAAGAAACTGCGGCTCTCGAGCGGCAGATTGCCAGCCTGCAGCGCGCCCAACCACCGGGTATTCCCGTATCCCCGGAGTTGGCGTTACTGGAATTGAAGCTATCTGAACGCCTGGAGGCGGAGGGTACCCTTCCTCAGGGGCACTGGCGCTTTACGGCGGACGACGCCAAGGCATTGGTGGCTGATCTCCCCGGAGGGATGCTTCAGTACGCTACGGGCTACGACGAAAGTCATCTCTTCTACGTTGATGGTAACGGCCAACTAAGTATGTACCGGATCGAAGAAGGAATCAGGACCCACCTGGCGATCATCGACTGGCGGAAAACGATCGAAGAGTCTAGCTACGTGACCAAGTCGATCCGGCCAGCGTCAGTGCAGGATTCTTTGGACGGCGCCTTCCTGGCGCAAGGATTGGACTTAGTCCGGCGCGTATTTCCCGGCGTATCCATTGATTCACTACCCCGGGAACTACTGATCGTGCCCGACCAAATGATCAATTTCCTGCCCTTTGCCGCGCTGCCGATGGACTCGCTGGCAACGCCGTTCGGTTACGGTGACCTACGTTTCTTCGTAGATGAACATGATGTCAGTTACGGGTATTCCTTACGGCACCAAGCAGCCCTCAAAGCGAATGGTTCCAATAAGCGAACATCGAATCTACTGGCCTACGCACCCACGTTTACCGGGGCGGCGTCGGCGAGTGACGTGCTGGCCGCGCGGCGTAGCCTACCGATGGTGAAATCCGATACGGCCAGCCTTCCCGGCCTCACGCCCCTGGCTTTCAATGGGCCTGAGGCTGAGATGACCACCGAAGTACTGGAAATGGGAGAGGCCATCACCGGCCCCGCGGCTAATAGGGAATCTTTCCTGAAGCGACTGGGGGATGCTTCCATCCTCCACCTAAGTAGCCACGGCGTGATGAGTGCCCGCCACCCCAAGTATAGTTTTGTGGCCTTCAGCCAGTCCACTCCGGACCTTTTAGAAGAGGAACTGATCTACTACAATGACCTCCCCAGCTACGGAGTGGATGCGGACCTGGTCGTCCTCAGTGCCTGCGAGACGGGAATGGGGATGGTCGCTCCCGGAGAATCCGCCCTGACGATGGCCAGCGCCTTCATTAACGCTGGCGCTCGCAGCGTCGTCAGTAACCTCTGGTCGGTAGACGATGCGGCTACCCGGGAATTGATGGAGTATTTCTACCGGGAATTAGCCAGTGGGGAATCCCGTTTGATTGCCACCAATAACGCGCAGCGATCCTTAAAAAGCCAAGCTGCTTACGGCCACCCCTTTTACTGGGGAGCGCTTACGCTTTACGGCGACGAGGGGAAGTTAGAATTGAGTAAGCGTACGGAGTATTGGAAATTTGGAATAGGTGGTTTGTTGGGGCTGCTGGCCGTTGGGGGTGTTCTATATTTTCGCAGGTAG
- the tsf gene encoding translation elongation factor Ts yields the protein MAISAKDVKKLRDMTGSGMMDCKKALAEADGDFDKAIEVLRKRGEKVAAKRGDRDANEGAVIAKINDDKTYGVIIRLSSETDFVSKNEDFVSFANKVADIALANKPADLNALLALPMEGDLTIQDKVTEMVGKINEKINVTAYEQLSAPLVAEYIHSGNRAGVLVGLSASSDEAYAAGRSVAMQVAAMKPLALDKGDIDQATQDKEIDIAKELARQEGKPEAMLDKIAMGRLNKFFKENTLVNQMYVRDNKKSIKQFLNETEKGLAATGFKHITLV from the coding sequence ATGGCAATTAGCGCCAAAGACGTAAAGAAACTACGGGACATGACTGGTTCCGGAATGATGGACTGCAAAAAAGCCCTCGCGGAAGCAGACGGTGATTTTGACAAAGCCATCGAGGTCCTCCGTAAGCGCGGTGAAAAAGTAGCCGCCAAGCGTGGAGACCGTGACGCCAACGAAGGTGCCGTGATCGCCAAGATCAACGACGACAAGACCTACGGCGTAATCATCCGCCTCTCTTCCGAAACGGACTTCGTTTCCAAGAATGAGGATTTTGTATCCTTCGCCAACAAAGTGGCCGACATCGCCCTGGCCAACAAGCCCGCTGACCTGAACGCACTGCTCGCCCTCCCCATGGAAGGTGACCTGACCATCCAGGACAAAGTGACGGAGATGGTTGGTAAGATCAACGAAAAGATCAACGTGACTGCTTACGAGCAGCTCAGTGCGCCCCTCGTTGCCGAGTACATCCACAGCGGTAACCGCGCTGGTGTTCTCGTTGGCCTCAGCGCTTCTTCCGACGAAGCTTACGCTGCCGGCCGTAGTGTTGCCATGCAGGTAGCCGCGATGAAGCCACTGGCTCTCGACAAAGGAGACATCGACCAGGCTACGCAGGACAAGGAGATCGACATCGCCAAAGAACTCGCGCGCCAGGAAGGCAAGCCAGAGGCTATGCTCGATAAGATCGCCATGGGCCGCTTGAACAAGTTCTTCAAGGAGAACACGCTCGTCAACCAGATGTACGTGCGGGACAACAAGAAGTCCATCAAGCAGTTCCTCAACGAAACTGAGAAGGGCCTCGCCGCTACTGGTTTCAAGCACATTACCCTAGTGTAA
- the rpsB gene encoding 30S ribosomal protein S2 has product MATKPTQEQLLEAGVHFGHLRRKWNPKMSNYIFGEKNGIHLIDLNATLQGLDRAGNAMRQIAKAGKKILFVATKKQARDIVTAAASEVNMPYVTDRWQGGMLTNFNTIRRSIRKMQNIERMLADGTLESVTKKEKLTLTREHAKMNKVLGGIADMNRIPNAIFVVDIVHEHLAVAEAKKLNMRTFGIVDTNADPTSVDYPIPGNDDASKSIKVVIDYLTECIKQGLAEGKSDKDQKAASGEKQEATA; this is encoded by the coding sequence ATGGCAACCAAGCCAACTCAGGAGCAACTCCTCGAAGCCGGTGTCCACTTCGGCCACCTTCGCCGCAAGTGGAACCCCAAGATGTCCAACTACATCTTCGGTGAAAAGAACGGCATTCACCTTATCGATCTTAACGCTACCCTTCAGGGTCTGGACCGCGCCGGCAACGCCATGCGCCAGATCGCAAAGGCGGGCAAGAAGATTCTCTTCGTAGCTACGAAGAAGCAGGCTCGTGACATCGTCACCGCCGCTGCTTCCGAAGTGAACATGCCTTACGTTACCGATCGGTGGCAGGGTGGTATGTTGACCAACTTCAACACGATCCGCCGCTCCATCCGTAAGATGCAGAATATCGAGCGCATGCTGGCCGACGGTACGCTCGAGAGCGTAACCAAGAAGGAAAAACTGACGCTTACGCGTGAGCACGCCAAAATGAACAAGGTACTTGGTGGTATCGCGGACATGAACCGTATCCCCAACGCCATCTTCGTTGTGGACATCGTACACGAGCACCTCGCCGTGGCCGAAGCCAAGAAGCTCAACATGCGTACGTTCGGTATCGTCGATACGAACGCCGACCCAACGAGCGTCGATTACCCAATCCCCGGCAACGACGATGCTTCTAAGTCCATCAAAGTCGTCATTGACTACCTGACGGAGTGCATCAAGCAGGGCCTTGCTGAAGGTAAGTCCGATAAGGACCAGAAAGCCGCTTCCGGTGAAAAGCAGGAAGCTACGGCGTAA
- the rpsI gene encoding 30S ribosomal protein S9 yields the protein MEMINAIGRRKASVARVYLTQGTGNIIVNGKDYKEYIPQTHLQPSITQPFRIIDVDNGIYDIKVNVSGGGIKGQTEAIRMGISRALVKLNEDFRSPLKSQKMLTRDARVVERKKYGKPKARKSFQFSKR from the coding sequence ATGGAAATGATCAATGCCATCGGGCGACGCAAAGCTTCCGTAGCGCGCGTTTACCTGACTCAGGGCACCGGTAACATCATCGTTAACGGTAAGGATTACAAAGAGTACATCCCCCAAACCCACCTCCAACCCAGCATCACCCAGCCATTCCGCATCATCGATGTGGACAACGGTATCTACGACATCAAAGTCAACGTATCCGGTGGCGGCATCAAGGGCCAGACCGAAGCTATCCGGATGGGTATCTCTCGTGCCCTCGTCAAGCTCAACGAAGACTTCCGCAGCCCGCTGAAATCTCAGAAGATGCTGACGCGTGACGCTCGTGTCGTAGAACGTAAGAAGTACGGTAAGCCTAAGGCCCGTAAGAGCTTCCAGTTCTCCAAGCGATAG
- the rplM gene encoding 50S ribosomal protein L13, with protein MNTLSYKTKSANAATVERKWHVIDAEGEIVGRLASKIATVLRGKHKPDFTPHFDNGDHVIVVNAEKVRFTGEKLTDKVYLRHTGYPGGQRAATPRDLFARKPERVLEVAVRGMLPKTKLGRAQIKKLHLYAGAEHPHTAQKPTELK; from the coding sequence GTGAATACACTAAGCTACAAAACCAAGTCGGCCAATGCCGCAACGGTAGAGCGTAAGTGGCACGTTATTGACGCGGAAGGAGAGATCGTAGGCCGTTTGGCTTCCAAGATCGCTACTGTTCTTCGCGGCAAGCACAAGCCCGACTTTACCCCTCATTTTGATAACGGTGACCACGTCATCGTCGTGAACGCCGAAAAGGTCCGTTTCACCGGTGAGAAGCTGACCGACAAGGTCTACCTCCGCCACACCGGCTACCCCGGTGGCCAGCGTGCGGCTACTCCACGTGACCTTTTTGCCCGTAAGCCGGAGCGCGTTCTTGAAGTTGCCGTTCGTGGCATGCTGCCCAAGACCAAGCTCGGTCGTGCGCAAATCAAGAAACTGCACCTGTACGCAGGCGCTGAGCACCCCCACACTGCGCAAAAGCCAACGGAACTGAAGTAG